Proteins from one Nakamurella multipartita DSM 44233 genomic window:
- a CDS encoding TetR/AcrR family transcriptional regulator gives MPSTVTRAERTLATRRRMVQAAYDLFCRDGYLGATISAIADRAGVAVPTIYYTFHTKSALLGDVLGAAIIGFDRWREPPPEPIVMAEVMGWHRWWSEFQAAPTSEMALWVFVRHGAAILQRVAPLVPALHVATGDPEAGQIVRTSEERRVESYREVVNVLADKPAGLREGLTRASATDVLVALFSAEAYQCLVLRGWSHRRCTAFFAELLSTQLLAPG, from the coding sequence GTGCCGAGCACGGTCACCCGCGCCGAACGCACGCTCGCCACCCGGCGACGGATGGTGCAAGCGGCGTACGACCTGTTCTGCCGCGACGGGTACCTGGGAGCGACGATCTCCGCGATCGCCGATCGCGCGGGCGTCGCGGTGCCGACGATCTACTACACCTTCCACACCAAGTCCGCGCTGCTCGGTGATGTGCTCGGTGCTGCCATCATCGGTTTCGACCGCTGGCGGGAGCCCCCGCCCGAGCCGATCGTGATGGCCGAGGTGATGGGGTGGCACCGATGGTGGAGCGAGTTCCAGGCCGCGCCCACGTCGGAGATGGCGCTGTGGGTCTTCGTCCGCCACGGCGCCGCCATACTGCAGCGGGTCGCCCCGCTGGTGCCCGCACTCCACGTGGCGACCGGGGATCCGGAGGCCGGCCAGATCGTCCGTACCAGCGAGGAGAGGCGGGTCGAGTCCTACCGCGAGGTGGTGAACGTGCTCGCCGACAAGCCCGCCGGGCTACGCGAGGGCCTCACTAGGGCCAGCGCGACCGATGTCTTGGTCGCCCTGTTCAGCGCAGAGGCCTACCAATGCCTGGTGCTTCGCGGGTGGTCGCATCGCCGGTGTACAGCGTTCTTCGCCGAGTTGCTGTCCACGCAGCTGCTCGCCCCAGGCTGA
- a CDS encoding FAD-binding domain: MQTLIVGAGIAGPTLAYWRSGHEVTLVERAPELRRGGYMVDFWGAGFDVAERMGIVAELRRRGYVLKEARVVDDAGHRIASLRPAAMLGNTGRYVSIARSDLAAAIYDALDGGAELILDDTVRTLTDEGDRVRVTFEKGEPRVFDLVVGADGLHSRVRRLAFGPDGQFERYLGIVVAAFEVKGYRPREELIGMMHAEVGFQVVRVPLRDDVTLFLLSVRHDGPAPVEDRAAAEALLRRALAGGGWETPAILDVMPRAETFYFDTVSQIRMPSWSRGRVALVGDAAACPSFLAGQGSALAMVESYTLAAELSRCGDHVEAFARYERRLAPLLRSKQDAATNLGLAFAPKNRFQLVTRNSVMKLMGLPKVADMVMGRSFRDKVELPPVAAA; encoded by the coding sequence ATGCAAACTCTCATCGTCGGGGCCGGCATCGCCGGGCCGACGCTGGCGTACTGGCGGTCCGGGCATGAGGTCACGCTGGTCGAACGCGCGCCGGAGTTGCGCCGCGGTGGGTACATGGTCGATTTCTGGGGCGCCGGGTTCGACGTGGCCGAGCGGATGGGCATCGTTGCGGAGCTGCGTCGGCGTGGCTACGTGTTGAAGGAGGCGCGAGTCGTTGACGACGCCGGGCACCGCATCGCGTCGCTGCGGCCGGCAGCGATGCTGGGCAACACTGGGCGGTATGTGAGTATCGCGCGTTCGGACCTGGCCGCGGCGATCTACGACGCCCTCGACGGCGGCGCCGAGTTGATCCTGGACGACACCGTGCGGACGCTCACGGACGAGGGGGACCGGGTTCGGGTGACGTTCGAGAAGGGGGAGCCTCGGGTTTTCGATCTGGTTGTGGGGGCCGACGGCCTGCACTCCCGGGTGCGCAGGCTCGCCTTCGGGCCGGACGGACAGTTCGAGCGGTATCTGGGCATCGTCGTCGCGGCGTTCGAGGTGAAGGGATACCGGCCGCGCGAGGAACTGATCGGGATGATGCACGCCGAGGTCGGTTTCCAGGTGGTCCGAGTGCCCCTCCGCGACGACGTGACGTTGTTCCTGCTCAGTGTGCGCCATGACGGCCCGGCCCCGGTGGAGGATCGGGCTGCTGCGGAGGCCCTGCTGCGCCGGGCGCTGGCCGGCGGCGGCTGGGAGACACCGGCGATCCTGGATGTGATGCCACGGGCGGAGACCTTCTACTTCGACACGGTCAGCCAGATCCGCATGCCGTCGTGGTCCCGCGGGCGGGTGGCCCTGGTCGGCGACGCCGCGGCCTGCCCGTCGTTCCTGGCGGGTCAAGGATCCGCGCTGGCGATGGTGGAGTCCTACACCCTGGCCGCCGAGCTGTCCCGATGCGGCGATCACGTCGAGGCGTTCGCCCGCTACGAGCGGCGGCTCGCGCCGTTGCTGCGGTCCAAGCAGGACGCCGCGACAAACCTGGGCCTGGCCTTCGCGCCAAAGAACCGGTTCCAGTTGGTCACCCGGAACAGTGTGATGAAGCTGATGGGACTGCCTAAGGTGGCGGACATGGTGATGGGCCGGAGTTTCCGCGACAAGGTCGAGCTCCCCCCCGTCGCGGCCGCCTGA
- a CDS encoding MFS transporter — MRKASPIGYAATSIPGGALADRFGRRRIYLIGIGVFAGGALLGSLAQGAELLTAGRAIQGVGSGLAQPSSLALLATVVHRDRLSRAVAMRSGASAAGTAAGPLVGAVLVALLGWRSVLWTSIPVAVVAAVAAVRVVGESRARQRRAVDWFGAVLVAAAVTLFCKGAIDLGEDGGWAAGLLVGLGLLAGAGFVLRLATARVPLVDPRALRRRPVPLALAVGLTVTLALTGALFLQQVVAQSVIGLSPLTAGLLSIPITVLFIVGTAAAPRSTKRFGLARVTATGLFLGAVGLGVLATISETGVVQLAVGDVVLGLGLGLALPGLWAAALAGAPEDDRGAVSGGLGLAQHLGQAIGVAAFAALTAAVTTLAWRASSVPAGQQDALLTEVLAGDVDAVSAQAGPGVAQIAGESFLRGNTVACLVGAVVLVVVAIVALRRASAGTAGGQPPIGPMEGEKV; from the coding sequence GTGCGGAAAGCGAGTCCCATTGGCTATGCCGCGACATCGATCCCCGGCGGTGCGCTGGCCGACCGGTTCGGACGACGGCGCATCTACCTCATCGGCATCGGCGTGTTCGCCGGCGGGGCGCTGCTCGGGTCGCTGGCGCAGGGTGCCGAGCTGCTGACCGCGGGCCGCGCCATCCAGGGCGTCGGATCCGGCCTGGCCCAGCCGTCGTCCCTCGCGCTGCTGGCCACGGTGGTGCATCGCGACCGGTTGTCCCGGGCGGTCGCCATGCGGTCCGGCGCCTCGGCCGCGGGCACGGCCGCGGGTCCGCTGGTCGGGGCCGTGCTGGTGGCCCTGCTCGGCTGGCGCAGCGTCCTCTGGACCTCGATCCCGGTGGCGGTGGTGGCCGCGGTGGCCGCGGTGCGGGTCGTCGGCGAATCACGGGCGAGGCAACGTCGAGCGGTGGACTGGTTCGGTGCGGTGCTGGTGGCCGCCGCCGTCACCCTGTTCTGCAAGGGCGCCATCGACCTCGGCGAGGACGGCGGCTGGGCCGCGGGACTGCTGGTCGGGCTCGGGCTGCTGGCCGGCGCGGGATTCGTCCTCAGACTGGCCACCGCGAGGGTTCCCCTGGTGGATCCGCGCGCACTGCGCCGCCGACCGGTGCCGTTGGCGCTCGCCGTCGGGCTCACCGTCACGCTCGCGCTGACCGGTGCGCTGTTCCTGCAACAGGTCGTCGCCCAGTCGGTGATCGGGTTGTCCCCGCTGACCGCCGGGCTGCTGTCGATCCCGATCACCGTGCTGTTCATCGTCGGCACCGCGGCCGCGCCCCGGTCGACCAAGCGCTTCGGCCTGGCCAGGGTGACCGCGACCGGCCTGTTCCTCGGCGCCGTCGGGCTCGGTGTGCTGGCCACGATCAGCGAGACCGGCGTGGTGCAGCTCGCCGTCGGCGATGTGGTGCTCGGCCTCGGGCTGGGTCTGGCGTTGCCGGGGCTTTGGGCTGCCGCGCTGGCCGGCGCCCCCGAGGACGACCGCGGCGCCGTATCGGGCGGTCTCGGACTCGCCCAGCACCTCGGCCAGGCGATCGGGGTGGCCGCCTTCGCCGCGCTGACCGCCGCGGTCACCACGCTGGCCTGGCGGGCCAGCTCGGTGCCGGCGGGCCAGCAGGACGCCTTGTTGACCGAGGTGCTCGCCGGCGATGTGGACGCGGTGAGCGCGCAGGCCGGGCCCGGCGTCGCGCAGATCGCCGGGGAGTCCTTTCTGCGCGGCAACACCGTGGCCTGCCTCGTCGGTGCCGTGGTGCTGGTCGTCGTGGCCATCGTCGCGCTACGCCGGGCGTCGGCGGGCACCGCGGGAGGCCAGCCACCGATCGGACCGATGGAGGGTGAAAAGGTATGA
- a CDS encoding IS1634 family transposase, whose amino-acid sequence MGEAGGGSGAEAGFGLVSQRLGPLPLINHFLDRIGLDAALDRWLPEPDRRFKLTPAAAIRLLVVNLLVGRAPLYGLGEWAAGYPPALLGLPGPDTAWLNDDRIGRALVALFDADRASLLTELIVGVVDEFGVDTAEMHNDSTSVSVHGQYKQADGTPRRGKPTPAVTFGHSKDHRPDLKQLVWILTVSADGSVPMAYRLADGNTSDDPTHIPTWDGLVKVVGRRDFLYVADSKLCSGQAMRHIDGQGGRFVTVLPRTRGEDKWFRDWIGTNQPAWTEAIRLPGQRIGDLPRVWSTFPAPLPSAEGYRIIWVHSTVKAARDEHARRSRIEAGAAAVDELAGRLAGPKTRLKTRAAVEQAITTVLTDTGSARWLQVTVTESIEEGFRQEKRGRPGADTRYRRTTRTRYTVSWRSRDDAIAHDTASDGCFPMITNDRHLTDQEVLAAYRYQPNLERRHHVLKSVQDADPIWLRDPARIEAIFCCQFLALLVGALIERQIRTAMKAAATTNIPLYPELRACEAPTAERIFAVLADLTRHELHRDGELVQAFEPELTPLQQQILDLLGVSATAYRPS is encoded by the coding sequence ATGGGCGAGGCGGGCGGCGGGTCCGGCGCGGAGGCCGGCTTCGGGCTGGTCAGTCAGCGGTTGGGGCCGCTGCCGCTGATCAACCACTTCCTGGACCGCATCGGCCTGGACGCAGCGCTGGATCGGTGGCTGCCGGAGCCGGACCGCCGGTTCAAGCTCACGCCCGCGGCGGCGATCCGGCTGCTGGTGGTCAACCTGCTGGTGGGCCGGGCACCCTTGTACGGGTTGGGTGAGTGGGCCGCCGGGTACCCGCCGGCCCTGCTGGGTCTGCCGGGTCCGGACACCGCCTGGCTCAACGACGACCGGATCGGGCGGGCGTTGGTCGCCCTGTTCGACGCGGACCGGGCCAGCCTGCTCACCGAACTGATCGTCGGTGTGGTCGACGAGTTCGGCGTGGACACCGCCGAGATGCACAACGATTCCACCTCGGTGTCGGTGCACGGCCAGTACAAGCAGGCGGACGGCACCCCGCGGCGGGGCAAGCCGACGCCGGCGGTGACCTTCGGACATTCCAAGGACCACCGGCCGGACCTGAAGCAGTTGGTGTGGATCCTGACCGTCTCGGCGGACGGGTCGGTGCCGATGGCCTACCGCCTCGCCGACGGCAACACCAGCGACGACCCGACGCACATCCCGACCTGGGACGGGCTGGTCAAGGTGGTGGGCCGGCGGGACTTCCTGTACGTGGCCGATTCGAAGCTGTGCTCCGGGCAGGCGATGCGGCACATCGACGGCCAGGGCGGCCGGTTCGTCACCGTGCTGCCCCGCACCCGCGGCGAGGACAAGTGGTTCCGTGACTGGATCGGGACCAACCAGCCGGCATGGACCGAGGCGATCCGGCTGCCCGGGCAGCGGATCGGCGACCTGCCCAGGGTTTGGTCCACCTTCCCCGCGCCGCTGCCCTCGGCCGAGGGGTACCGGATCATCTGGGTCCACTCCACTGTCAAGGCCGCCCGCGACGAGCACGCCCGCCGTAGCCGCATCGAGGCCGGCGCCGCCGCCGTCGACGAACTCGCCGGCAGGCTGGCCGGGCCGAAGACCCGGCTCAAGACCCGCGCCGCCGTCGAGCAGGCCATCACCACCGTGTTGACCGACACCGGTTCCGCCCGCTGGCTGCAGGTCACCGTCACCGAAAGCATCGAAGAGGGCTTCCGGCAGGAAAAGCGTGGTCGGCCCGGCGCCGACACCCGCTACCGGCGCACCACCCGCACCCGCTACACGGTCAGCTGGCGATCCCGGGACGACGCCATCGCCCACGACACAGCAAGCGACGGCTGCTTCCCGATGATCACCAACGACCGGCACCTCACCGACCAGGAGGTCCTCGCCGCGTACCGGTACCAACCCAACCTGGAACGCCGCCACCACGTGCTCAAGAGCGTCCAGGACGCCGACCCGATCTGGCTGCGCGACCCCGCCCGCATCGAGGCGATCTTCTGCTGCCAGTTCCTGGCCCTGCTCGTCGGCGCACTCATCGAACGACAGATCCGCACCGCCATGAAAGCCGCTGCCACCACCAACATCCCGCTCTACCCCGAGCTACGCGCCTGCGAAGCACCCACCGCTGAAAGGATCTTCGCCGTCCTCGCCGACCTGACCCGCCACGAACTGCACCGCGACGGAGAACTCGTGCAAGCCTTCGAACCCGAACTCACCCCACTACAACAGCAGATCCTCGACCTGCTCGGCGTCTCCGCCACCGCCTACCGCCCCAGCTGA
- a CDS encoding TetR/AcrR family transcriptional regulator translates to MVRPRFAKLPAEQQQAIVRAARDEFAGRGFHDASLNRVIEAAGISKGSMYYYFDGKEDLYAYIVRTELEQLFVHLGPFHVPDDKTADGYWSTLEDYYLRLMAALTATPELAAMIRGLLAASTTPVLAQAQADLTQAVLPWLEQAVANGQRAGAIRTDVPSDLLISVVMGMGQAMDVWLMTSKPAEDELPRLVSVLIGMMRGAAQP, encoded by the coding sequence GTGGTTCGACCCCGATTCGCCAAACTGCCGGCCGAGCAGCAGCAGGCCATCGTGCGGGCCGCCCGCGACGAATTCGCCGGCCGAGGGTTCCACGACGCCTCGCTCAACCGGGTCATCGAGGCTGCGGGCATCTCCAAGGGCTCGATGTACTACTACTTCGACGGCAAGGAGGACCTGTATGCCTACATCGTCCGGACCGAACTGGAACAACTCTTCGTCCACCTGGGTCCATTCCATGTTCCGGACGACAAAACGGCGGACGGGTACTGGTCCACGCTGGAGGACTACTACCTGCGGCTGATGGCGGCATTGACCGCGACGCCGGAGCTGGCCGCGATGATCCGCGGCCTGCTCGCCGCGTCCACGACGCCGGTCCTTGCGCAGGCGCAGGCGGACCTGACCCAGGCGGTGCTGCCCTGGTTGGAGCAGGCGGTGGCGAACGGTCAGCGAGCGGGCGCCATCCGCACGGACGTGCCATCGGACCTGCTGATCTCCGTGGTCATGGGGATGGGTCAGGCCATGGACGTCTGGCTGATGACCAGCAAGCCCGCGGAGGATGAGCTGCCGCGCCTGGTGAGCGTCCTGATCGGGATGATGCGCGGCGCGGCCCAGCCGTAG
- a CDS encoding DUF6159 family protein: MGRIGRGWQLTKKSWSVVRADGSLLGFAVIAAVSGVLCAAVFFGAGAGLVLATTADWLAVPVALVGLYVLVTIGIFCNVALACCATRALDGERTTVGQGLAAAGSRLGLILKWAAVQLVVGTVISLIQSALRQGAGQVMGLIVGGLANFAWMVATFFVVPGIAFEGLGPKQALKRSTELIWARWGEGLTGTTAIGLVAFLVGFLPGALLIGIGIGMAQQSAGAGAVTISIGVLLMALTMLLQTTITTVFKVALFRFATQGAVLGPFDRAELEHAFSSAPGGLRNPPGRKRS; encoded by the coding sequence ATGGGGCGAATCGGGCGTGGGTGGCAGCTGACGAAGAAGAGCTGGTCGGTCGTTCGGGCCGATGGTTCCTTGCTCGGGTTCGCGGTCATCGCCGCGGTCTCCGGAGTGCTGTGTGCGGCGGTCTTCTTCGGCGCGGGCGCCGGACTGGTGCTGGCCACGACTGCCGATTGGCTCGCCGTCCCGGTCGCGCTCGTCGGGCTCTATGTGCTGGTGACCATCGGGATCTTCTGCAACGTCGCGCTCGCCTGTTGCGCCACCAGGGCACTGGACGGTGAGAGGACCACCGTCGGCCAGGGCCTGGCGGCGGCCGGATCGCGGCTGGGCCTGATCCTGAAATGGGCCGCGGTGCAACTGGTGGTTGGCACCGTCATCTCGCTGATCCAGTCGGCGCTGCGCCAAGGCGCTGGCCAGGTGATGGGTCTGATCGTCGGTGGGCTGGCCAACTTCGCCTGGATGGTGGCGACGTTCTTCGTCGTTCCCGGCATCGCGTTCGAGGGGCTGGGACCCAAGCAGGCGCTCAAACGCTCCACCGAACTGATCTGGGCCCGGTGGGGCGAGGGGTTGACGGGGACCACCGCGATCGGGCTGGTCGCCTTCCTGGTCGGATTCCTGCCGGGGGCGCTGCTCATCGGCATCGGCATCGGCATGGCGCAGCAGTCGGCCGGCGCCGGGGCGGTCACGATCTCGATCGGTGTCCTGCTGATGGCCCTGACGATGCTGCTGCAGACGACGATCACGACGGTGTTCAAGGTCGCGCTGTTCCGGTTCGCCACCCAGGGCGCGGTCCTGGGCCCGTTCGACCGGGCGGAGCTCGAGCATGCCTTCAGCAGTGCGCCGGGCGGCCTGCGGAACCCGCCCGGGCGGAAGCGATCCTGA
- a CDS encoding glycosyltransferase: protein MKILFASMPADGHFNPLTGVAEHLARAGHDVRWYAGPAYGAKLDRLGMRHFPYRRATEVTGGNIHRLYPERAALKGPKLIAFDLEKYFVTNVDQHFQDIVEIRSEFAFDVFFCDGAMYVEKLIAEVLQIPVLATGISAVLPGDGGPPPFFGLRPARTVIGRTTHAVVRRMLTSTMRPGVTTYNEILAGYGIAPLPPDGFPHLPMASARRLLLDGTPGLEFPGYRSPANAEFVGPLVPARAALGPGPEATLPPQVLEPGAPVVVVSQGTVDNADQDKLLVPTLTALSDQPYVVVATTGGVGTERLRKRFPAPNVVIEDFVNYTDLFPHADVFVTSGGYGSTVAALRHGVRVVGAGKREGKNDINARIGYNKLGIDLRTERPRPARIRAAVHRVLHDPEIDAGVAGISAEFESYHPMVAIESALRDLTPAAGPRDPVRRRDSLPSRAFQAELHDGQR, encoded by the coding sequence ATGAAGATCCTCTTCGCCTCGATGCCCGCCGACGGGCACTTCAATCCCCTCACCGGTGTCGCGGAACACCTCGCGCGGGCCGGTCACGACGTGCGCTGGTACGCCGGTCCGGCCTACGGCGCCAAGCTCGACCGGCTGGGCATGCGCCACTTCCCCTATCGGCGGGCGACCGAAGTCACTGGCGGAAACATCCACCGCCTCTATCCGGAGCGCGCGGCGCTCAAGGGTCCCAAGCTGATCGCCTTCGATCTGGAGAAGTACTTCGTCACCAACGTGGACCAGCATTTCCAGGACATCGTCGAGATCCGCTCCGAGTTCGCGTTCGACGTCTTCTTCTGCGACGGTGCCATGTATGTCGAGAAGTTGATCGCCGAGGTGCTCCAGATCCCGGTGCTGGCCACGGGCATCAGCGCCGTCCTGCCCGGCGACGGCGGTCCACCGCCGTTCTTCGGTCTCCGGCCGGCGCGCACCGTGATCGGTCGAACGACGCATGCGGTCGTCCGGCGCATGCTCACCAGCACCATGCGGCCGGGCGTGACGACCTACAACGAGATTCTCGCCGGGTACGGCATCGCCCCCCTGCCTCCCGACGGTTTCCCGCACCTGCCGATGGCCAGTGCCCGGCGCCTGTTGCTCGACGGAACACCCGGCCTGGAATTCCCCGGCTACCGGTCGCCCGCCAACGCCGAGTTCGTCGGACCGCTGGTCCCGGCCCGGGCGGCGTTGGGACCCGGACCGGAAGCCACATTGCCACCCCAGGTCCTCGAACCCGGTGCGCCCGTCGTGGTCGTCTCCCAGGGCACCGTCGACAACGCCGACCAGGACAAACTGCTGGTGCCGACCTTGACGGCACTGAGCGATCAGCCGTACGTCGTCGTCGCGACCACCGGCGGAGTGGGCACCGAACGACTGCGGAAGCGTTTCCCGGCACCAAATGTCGTGATCGAGGACTTCGTGAACTACACGGACCTGTTCCCGCACGCCGACGTCTTCGTGACCAGCGGCGGCTACGGCAGCACCGTCGCCGCATTGCGGCACGGCGTCCGCGTGGTGGGAGCGGGCAAGCGGGAAGGCAAGAACGACATCAACGCCCGCATCGGATACAACAAGCTCGGCATCGATCTGCGCACCGAACGACCCCGGCCGGCCCGGATCCGGGCCGCCGTCCACCGGGTGTTGCACGACCCCGAGATCGACGCCGGCGTCGCCGGCATCAGCGCGGAATTCGAGTCCTACCATCCGATGGTGGCCATCGAGTCCGCGTTGCGGGACCTGACTCCCGCCGCGGGCCCCCGCGATCCAGTGAGGCGTCGGGACAGCCTACCGAGCCGGGCGTTCCAAGCAGAGCTCCACGACGGGCAGCGCTGA
- a CDS encoding DUF6788 family protein produces MQIDPEHRAGADQISAQLAALGFVLPGSVTHRQARCGKPSCRCHADPPVLHPPFWSWTRKLAGRTVTRRLTEDQLRDYQPWFDNSRRLRALVTELEDLSLRVLDQDPRWGHK; encoded by the coding sequence GTGCAGATCGATCCCGAGCACCGGGCCGGGGCCGACCAGATCAGCGCGCAGCTGGCCGCCCTCGGGTTCGTCCTGCCCGGCAGCGTGACCCACCGTCAGGCCCGATGTGGCAAGCCCAGCTGCCGATGCCACGCCGACCCGCCCGTGCTCCACCCACCGTTTTGGAGCTGGACCCGAAAGCTCGCGGGCAGGACCGTCACCCGGCGCCTGACCGAGGACCAACTACGCGATTACCAGCCCTGGTTCGACAACTCCCGCCGGCTCCGCGCCTTGGTCACCGAGCTTGAAGACCTGTCACTACGCGTGCTCGACCAGGACCCTCGGTGGGGGCACAAATAG
- a CDS encoding nitroreductase family deazaflavin-dependent oxidoreductase yields MDMPARPRSVRLAVSLLRTRWLVRAPIWIFRCRLGFVFGGRFLLLEHTGRRTGRPRYVVLEVVDRRPPGELFVVSGLGRRSAWFRNILAEPRVRVQTGVGPPRIAEAHELEPAAARHALARYAAAHPSAWQQFQPVLEAASGARVSDAGSALPVVELCLERPAR; encoded by the coding sequence ATGGACATGCCCGCCAGGCCGCGATCGGTTCGCCTTGCGGTGTCCCTGCTGCGCACGAGATGGCTAGTGCGGGCCCCGATCTGGATTTTCCGGTGCCGGCTGGGGTTCGTCTTCGGCGGGCGGTTCCTGCTCCTGGAACACACCGGTCGGCGCACCGGCCGCCCTCGCTACGTGGTGCTGGAAGTGGTGGACCGGCGGCCGCCCGGAGAGCTGTTCGTGGTGTCCGGGCTCGGGCGGCGGTCGGCCTGGTTCCGCAACATCCTGGCCGAACCCCGGGTGCGGGTGCAGACCGGCGTCGGTCCACCGCGGATCGCTGAGGCGCACGAGCTCGAACCCGCGGCGGCCCGGCATGCCCTGGCCAGGTATGCGGCGGCCCATCCGAGTGCGTGGCAGCAGTTCCAGCCGGTTCTCGAGGCGGCCAGCGGCGCAAGGGTCTCCGACGCCGGGTCAGCGCTGCCCGTCGTGGAGCTCTGCTTGGAACGCCCGGCTCGGTAG